The Marasmius oreades isolate 03SP1 chromosome 2, whole genome shotgun sequence genomic sequence AGATGAGAATTTGGCGGGTGGACTCGGATGCGGACAAATCCGACTGTTCGGGCTGTGACAGTATCGCGTGTCGTGTGACAAATACCCTGATTGATTAGCGCGAGAGTTCTGCCCTCATGACGAGTGTCCACAATTAATAATGCCAACGACAATTCCAAGCTCGTTTCCTTCCACCATTCTCCACCAACAATGACTCAAGGTGCTTCTGTCAAAGTTCCTGCACTAAGCAAGGAAATCTCTGTTCCAACCGGTCTTTTCATCAATAACGAATTCGTTGCATCTGTGGATTCGAAGGATACAATCCCGTTCGTACGATAAGCAAAGCGATAGGTCTTTCATTGACGATCCCTGCAATATCAGGTGCTACAACCCATCGACCGAGGAGCTCATTTGCGAAGTCGTTGCAGGTTCGTCGATCTATTCTTGTTGATATATATCACACCTTCTCATAGTTATCGTAAAGCATCTCCTAAGGATATCGACAAAGCCGTTCAAGCCGCTAGGGAGGCCTTTAACACAACATGGGGAAAGAATGTAAATGGTTTTGAGCGCGCCAAACTGATCCATAAACTTGCCGATCTCATAGAACGAGATGCACAAGAGCTCGCAGAACTCGAAACACTTAATAATGGAAAGCCTGTGAGGATCGCGAAGTAAGATATTGCACATTGAGAAAAGGTGCCCTCTGATTCCGTTGCAGAGATTTTGATATTGGAGATACTATACAATGTCTTCGTTACTACGCTGGATGGGCCGACAAGGTGACGATTGACTCTGGGAAGCTTTCATTACAGTTCTCATGTGCTCACTTACCATCCAGATAACTGGCCAGGTATGGTGTTTCCTGTTCTCAGAGGGTCGTGCGGATCATCTGATCATTTCAACATAGACTATCGAAATTGATAATCAGATCAAGTTCGCCTTTACGCGCCATGAACCTATTGGCGTTTGTGGACAAATGTTCGTTCTTCATACTCTGGTAGTGTTCGATCGGATCGGGCTCACTGGGGTAAAAAAAATTAGCATTCCTTGGAACTACCCCATTAATATGTGGTATGTTGTTTGTGAAGAACCGAACTTCATTCAGTTCAAGACTCACGTACAACCACCATCTGCAGGGCGTGGAAAGTCGCACCAGCACTAGCTGTCGGTTGCACTATTGTTATGAAGCCATCAGAAAATACACCTCTTACCGCCCTTGTGAGTAGCCTACCTTCCTGTCGGTATTTCTCATGTCCCGTTGAGGCGCGATGAACGTAGAAATTGAGCGAGCTCATCAAAGAAGCCGGTTTTCCGCGTGGTGTCGTAAACACGGTTCCATCACTGGGGTCGGTCGGAGGTGCCGCTATAGCCTCCCATCTCGATGTGGACAAGATCGCGTTCACCGGCTCTACCATTACTGGTAGAAAAATCATGGAGGCTGCCGCCAAATCAAATCTCAAAAAGGTGTGGGTCCATGGACACCCTGATCGTTTTGGCCTAATCGCGATGTTACATCGTCGTAGGTATCTTTAGAGCTTGGCGGGAAGTCGCCGCAGCTAATATTTGAATCTGCGGATTTGGATCAAGGTGTCCGGCAGTTCTTTTTTTGCACCATTCCTATCAACATTATTATGTTCATTGCTTAAAATGAGCGCTAAATTTATTGTGAACAGCTGCCAACTGGGTGGCACTAGGGATCTGCTACAATACGGGTCAAGATTGTACAGCTGGATCTCGAGTGTACGTGCAAGAATCAATATATGGCCAGTTCCTACAAGTCCTGGTTAACAAGGTCAAATCTACGATCATCGGCGACGGTTTCGATGAAAAATCTACTGGTGGTCCTGTCGTAAGCTTGCATGGTTTTGACGGGTTTGAACTCTCGTGAATTTGAGGCGCGCAGGTTTCCAAAGTTCAGTACGACCGCGTCTGGGGATATATCGAATCTGGAAAATCCGAGGGTGCTAAAGTCGTCCTTGGCGGAGAAAAGAGGAGCACGAAGGGCTTCTATGTTGACCCCACTAGTTCGTTCCattctgtttcttcttctagtACAACCCTGACCGTCCTCCAGTCTTTGCGGACGTTCGTCCCGATATGAAAATCGTAAGTCATTCTCGACTGATTCCAAATCCCGATATCGCTTGTTTAGGACCGATACTGTATTATTCCAGGTTAAGGAGGAGGCAAGTGGGAATTCAACAGAACATGAGTTTGTTGATGGCGAACAAATGTTTCAGATTTTCGGTCCCGTTCTTTGTGTGGCACCCTTTAAgacagaagaagagggatGGTGAGTCGGCAGAATATTTCCGACCATCGGCTGCTGTTGAACTATTTTCAGTGCTTTGGCGAATGCTACCACATACGGTTTGGGCGCAGGACTTCATTCCAGTAAGATATCAGTATTGATCCCCCTTTGTGTGACAAACATCTCGTTTTTGTGTACTAGCTGATGCAAGCCAGTGCATGAGGGTCTCCTCGAAACTAGAAGCTGGAACGGTAAGCCCTTGTATCCCGACATCATCTCGGAGGAAAAGAGGAACTCATCACCGTGGTTTCTTCCTTTGACCATTAGGTATGGGTAAACCAGTACAATATCCTGGCGAACAATGTTCCATTTGGTGGGAAGAAACAGTCGGGTATCGGTGAGCACGGTGTTTGTGGCAAGTGGAGTGGACACTTAGTCACCCATTATTCAGGTCGTGAACTTGGCAGCTACGCACTGGAGGAATACACGTCCGTTAAAGCCGTGCACTGGAACATTGGCGAGAAGTTGGAATGGCCACTGTAATTCGAAATCAGAAAGTAACCGTGTAACCGTGTAAGTAACTGCGTATACGCACAATTTGCGTTGATGTCGGGGGTAACTAGAGCGTTTGTACGATAGCTTGCGTTTGTTGACGATGAAATGTATGCAAGAACGCTCGCAATGATGGGTAACAATCAACAAGCAGCGCTCGAATGCGCCCATAAGTAGCAAGTGAGTGGAGGCCTACGTCGACCGTCGACGTAATGGATGCAAGTGGGTCACTCTTTGTTTGACGTGGGAACACCAGAACTGCCATGTTGTCTAAAGTACGCAGTAACCGCGCAGTCGTCTGTAAGATTGTATACGATGATCATATTATAAAGTGATTACGAGGATATGTGGCACCAGGCCGTACATCGTCCAATATGAGGTACAGTTGCGAGCCATAATTAGGAGTGCCGTCTGGAACGAAAACGAGAATGGATATGGTCCGGTGCGCGGCGAACTAAACCGTACGGACGTGAGTGTCAAAGCATGCCAGCCAGCAGTAAGATGTCATCCTTGTACTCCTCGACCGCAGATGCACGGCCCATTGCATACGCAATAAGTCCTGTCAAAGAGAATCAATCGGACGTGGAGTACGGATGCAGGCGGTCTTTGCTCACCGTTGATTGTGGCCGTACATAGCGGGTTGATACGTCTGGCCGGGTATCGTTCCAGGCGGCTGTGGTTGGGAATAACCGGGATATGATGTTTGAGCATGGAAAGGCGACGGATATGAAGACGAGTTGTAGGTTTGCGGCCAAGCCTGTGTTTGGGATGGAGTCCCAGAGTAAGAGTAGTTCGCGGGCATATCGACCCCATAGGACATAGATGGGCTATTCCATGTTGGGTTCAATGACCGTGGTATCGAAGGGAGGCCACTATGTGTCGTAGGGTAGAGGGAAGCATGTGATTGCTGGTGCTGCTGAGAGTGTAAACCGTAATATGCTTGGCCCTACATCGCCTATGAGCGGGAGCCCTTGTTAGAACAACGTAAAACTCACTGTTGTGGAATGTGGCGGCGAATTCGGTGGGGGCCCGTTTGGGCTAGATGGGGGGGTTTCATCTCCGACTGCAACGTATTCACAATGGAGACCTTTCCTCGTACATCTTTCGCATGGATTATGGGGGGGGTCTTCGTTGGTGACACACTTGAAAGGATTCTGTGAGCGGCATAAAACCGAAAGAGAAGTACGCTTATTTTTACCTTGATTTTCCGCTTCCTACAATTTCGACAGGCCATCGGAGCTCTTCTACGCCTAATGGCTAAAGCGGAGGAATCTAAAGAGGGGGACATGGTAAGAATGAACAACTGCAGAGCGAGCGTTGGCGCTTTATATGAGAGGAGAGCACGAATAGGCAGATTTTAAAACAACCTCTTCATATCGAGATCCAATGGCACGTGCGGGACAGCCTTCAATCTGAACGGGGCTGGCGCTTTGAGTTGTTTCAGGGCAAGCAGGAGTACTTAATTAAACAAATCCGTTCGTCAGCTTGATCTCAAACCGATGCGACATTTGATAATATAGTCACCTAGAGGTCCGACGATAACTAAAAGAGTGCACACGAGAACACGATGAAGTCACCGGCGCCTAATAGATCGTTGCATAACTATGTGTAGTTCGAAGTTTTGCGTGGGTTGGTATCAATCTGTAGAATGCATTTgttgaggaaaagaagatgAGAACTTACATAAATATAAAATGCCAGGAGTTGAGGCCACGATCCTGTTCGTAACTTATGCTGTGAAGGGTGATTGATGGATTACAGCGTAAAAGGTCCAGCGAGACCATTGCTTTGAATCTTGGAAAGGGGTGGCCTTGGTCTTGACCATCATGAATCAATCGACTTGAATTGAGCATTGATTCAAAACATCAATGATGCAACAAACTAGAGTTAAAACGGCCTAGCAAAAGCTGTAAAATTCTACTGCGCTGCAGCTGGCCACCGTGACCATTCGCCGTTTGCAGTCTGAGGTTGAAGATTCCGCCTTTGACTCGGGGAGATAGCGATCAAGCAGAGGAAACAAGCATGGAGCGCAAGAAACCCCTTCCCGGTGACTAGTTAGGTTTCCTTAAACCAACAGCCGGAGGGGCGAGAAGAAACCGCATTATGTTACTGTGGGAAAAGGTCGACGGTTCCCAGCGCCCAACTTGAACGAGTCAGTGCTCAAGTCCATCTGAGTCCGGCTGCTAGGTGCCTTGAAACCGATAGTGATCTTCAACGTACCTGCAAGCCCAGGGTTTTTGAGAGCGTTCAGGACGGATAAGGAGCCCGGAAACACTTACGGAGTATTCAGTTCGGTTGTACATACCGAATTCAGTGTGAAAGACGTACTACATTCTCTCACTCGGAGATCTGTCGTCAACCAAGCACATGAACCAGTGAACCAGTGCGGTTTTCAAAGGCCTCGGAGTAAACAACATGGCTTGCAGGAGGATAAACGATTGGGCCGGCCTTTACGTAGGTCGAGTAATATTCAACTTTTACATTTCCAGAAGTACACGGTCGCTGGCCTACTACAGCCACCTACAGTGCCAGATAATCCTTTATCTCTTCCTCCGTCAACTTCCTAAAGGTAGCTTTGGGTCTCCCTGTTGCCGCTGACGTCGGTTCCTCTCGCTCTGCGGTGCTCGGGACACTGATGATGCCGATTTCAATTGTCTTCTCGGTCATTTGGCCCTCAAAACCCTCCTTGAGCGTCAATAACGCCGTATGTATAGCATCCTCCAAGCTAATATCGTCGTTGTACCTGCTCGGGGATTAGTTATCGCGGTCCTTGTTCCACGGAAGTGAATTGCCCCacctcttctccaaaaatGTTTTCGCGTTGACCATATTCTTTCCAATAGCACTAGCCTTCCAAGCCCAGAAGGACCCAGAAGGGTCGACTTGGAATAATTGCTGCCCCCGGGTGCCATCCCATCCAGCAACCAAAAGCGAAACACCGTAGGGACGCACTCCTCTATTCGGTTACAAGTCAGTCAGTCACAAACATCATTATTTCGGACGTCGAATTACCCGGATTGTGTAGCTTGTTGCATCACGTTTGCGATTTCCTGTGTAAGAATGCGTGTTGGAGGGTATTCGCCATACATCTTCCAGTAAGCTTGAGCACTTTTCCGTGCCCGTGTAATTAAGACGCGAAAGTCGGGTCCCATTCCAGAGTAGACTATCCCTATGTTAGGGCAGACTACAGCAACTTTCTCGAGCATTAGATCGTCAATCAATATGGATGAGGTTTTCTTCTCGGTTGCAATGACGATTCCATTTGATGCTGGGTAGTAGATCAGTCAGTATCGAGCTGCTTTTTGAACCAGTTGACGGCACACCTTTGATCCCAAGACTCGTCGTCCCCTGCGATACAGCTGCAAGAGCATGTTCAATTTGAACAAGCTTACCGCTCGGTGAGAAGACTGTAAGAGAGTAACTACACCGTAATAAGATGCAATTCTGCCAGTGGAAATAAAACCAACCTGTATGCACCACCTCCTGTGTTCGCCATTTTCTATAAGAGTCGCCCGTAAGGATGTGTTTGAGTTGAGCCTGTGAAGGCAGACGCAGTGACGCGACGCGCGTCGATGTTTGAGTTTGTTTTCTATCGGCACACACTTGGATTTACCATAATAATTATGTCAAGTACAATCTAAAATACATCCAGAAACGGTCAATAAAACCCTACTACGTGTAAGAGGCTATGGGGGTGTTTTTGCTGTTGCGTTTCCAAGATACTTCCGATTTCCTCGTCAAGATCCTGAGCTGCGTCGATCTACTTACGACGAGTTACAGAACAATTAAGCACAATAAAGAACAAGGACTCACCGCGGTGGCAAGGTCGAGGATTGCTTTCCCAGCAATCAATGCCTCTTCATGATTATCTTTTATTTCGACATTGATTATGTGAACCGGTCTATTGAACTCGCCACCTCGTCCCAACAGATCTGTATCAAGACCGAATGAGTGGTGTCGGCTGAGACCCAAGGATTCAAGCTTACCATCGCAAACTATGTCAAAACACCTTTCTTCGCATGTTATGACGACATCGACAGCAGTTTTGCTTTCCTGCCAACGTTCAGGGGCCGTTTTTATATGCCTATTTCGATCAAGCATTTGAAGCAGACCATTTGCAGTATACCTATCCAAGATTGAAGGAGAGAACGCATCAAGTTGAAGACTACTACTCACAATCGGTGATCTTTCGAGCTCAACTCTTCATAAATGGTAGTGTAAGGCGTCCCGAATGCATAGATATTCGGTTTATCTATCGAGGGTCCTGGCAGCCTGACTGCTGTTCCAGTTCCCGAGGACACCACCCGTAATCCTGCTTTACTTCACAGCATGATGAGGGAGAACACGGTGGAGGAGATAAGAAAGCGTACGCCAAGACGTTATGGCCTTCCATGGATCTGTTCTGGGCAGAATGAGGCAGAAGTAGAGAGTTTAAGAGATTGATTACCTGATTACTCGCGCAGACCACACAGAAAAGAGGTCTAAGTTTGTATGTTCGCGGTTCGCCATCCATTACTGTTGTCGTCGGTGATTTATCTAAGCCGGCTGTCACCTGTAATGATTGAGAAGAGATTTCCGCTGAGCTTAGGTCCGTCGGCGGCGTTTGTTCGGGTGGTGGTGCAAGTGACGGTGTAGATGAAGCTTCATTCTGAAGACGTTGCAAACGGGGGTCAACACGACTGAGACGAGGATCGCGGGCTTTTCTTGGGTCCATAAGAACAATGTGGTTCCTTTAATACGTGGAGGAAAAGATCAGATCACATTGAACGAGAGCCGTATGGAAGGAACCGTCAGCAGTATCTCGAACATTTTTGGTCATCGTCACAACCCAGAGCTCCTTGAGAACAGGTTGGTCGTGATTCCACTCTGAATCATCACTAGAAGAGAGCAGGAAGGCTGGTAAGCACACCTTTACTTTCCACTACTGACGCGTGCGCGTGATGGTGTTTGGAGGAGAGCAGAGCGCTAAAGTAAATTCCGGTGAGAAGAAAAGTCGGGTTCCGGCAACTAAATTATGTAATCTTCGGCTTATTCGTCACATGTAGGTAGGCGAGTAAGGTAAATGGGACTTTTTAAGACTGACTATTCTTCCAGATAATTCAACTGAATGGAATCTATCGGAGACCTTCCCACAGACGAGGAGTTCGCTCGTATCAAGGAAGCAATATGCGAAGAAGAGTCTGCAATCGCGGGGATAGACGTTCAAATCGACGGCCTAATGCGAGAGATATGTCGGCTTCGGTTCAAGCAAACAAAACATCGGGAAAGGATTGGTTTGTATCAGGGCTCAATTTCGTTGGCTCGACGTCTACCTCAGGAGATTCTTGCCTCAATATTCCAGTTCTGTGCAAGGGATGGATGGACGCGGTTTCCATTGACGGCTTCTCATGTGTGCAGACAATGGCGGGCAGCCTCTATGATACCTTTGGTGTGGTCCCATCTTTACATCGAAGCGAACAACGTCGATCCCTATCGCCGAGCCTCGTTTTGGCTGCAAAGATCGGACAGCGCACCTTTATACATCACCCTCGACTTGCGTAACGAGACCTCTACAGCTGAAATGCTCTCACCCGTGGTCAACCTCTTATTAGAGGATTCTAGACGGTGGAGGAGCCTGAGGATTATATCACATTGGATCGACCATGCCAATGTCATCCTAGGTCGTTGTAACACCAGTTCCTTCCCGCAACTTCGAGAACTAGACCTCGCTATACTCGACGATTTTGTGACTTTTCAAGATGGGAATCAAATTTTCGACGGGGTTGAGCTGGCTGATTTGTCAGACTGTTTTCAAAATGCATCCCAGCTTCGAGCCGTCACTATCAGCAGGAATGTTTTATCATCAGCTACCCCACTACCCTCTTCCATCGCTGATCTGACCTTACACTTTCCCTCTTCCACCATATCCGCAGTGCTATCTAACGCCGTTCTTTTGAACATCCTCGAGCAGCTGCCCCTTCTCCACCATCTGGCAATTTCGATCTCAAGTGACCCCCAGCGAGTGTTCAGAGACGACGTTGACGAGCAGAGGTCTATTATTATTCCTTCTCTCCATACTTTAACCATCACCAGCAACCCTGATATTTTTGGCTTCCTCCCTTACATCAGGACACCATCTTTAGTCAATTTACACCTGAGGTCTTCAACTGAACCCTTAGGGTATGTAGTCGAGTCCTTTGGGAGAACCGTCCTGCAATTCATCGAGTCGGCCTGTCCACCAATAGAACATCTAGAGCTCCGCGACATTGATCTTTCGGAGAATCACTTCCTAGCTTGTTTCTCTCATCTTCCGACGTTGCAGACACTTCGACTTCACGAGAGCGACATCTCTGATGAAGTTC encodes the following:
- the PCA2 gene encoding putative proteasome subunit alpha type-2 (BUSCO:EOG092645G0; MEROPS:MER0004996) produces the protein MANTGGGAYSYSLTVFSPSGKLVQIEHALAAVSQGTTSLGIKASNGIVIATEKKTSSILIDDLMLEKVAVVCPNIGIVYSGMGPDFRVLITRARKSAQAYWKMYGEYPPTRILTQEIANVMQQATQSGGVRPYGVSLLVAGWDGTRGQQLFQVDPSGSFWAWKASAIGKNMVNAKTFLEKRYNDDISLEDAIHTALLTLKEGFEGQMTEKTIEIGIISVPSTAEREEPTSAATGRPKATFRKLTEEEIKDYLAL
- the SSU72 gene encoding RNA polymerase II subunit A C-terminal domain phosphatase (BUSCO:EOG09264JW6); this translates as MDPRKARDPRLSRVDPRLQRLQNEASSTPSLAPPPEQTPPTDLSSAEISSQSLQVTAGLDKSPTTTVMDGEPRTYKLRPLFCVVCASNQVINLLNSLLLPHSAQNRSMEGHNVLAKAGLRVVSSGTGTAVRLPGPSIDKPNIYAFGTPYTTIYEELSSKDHRLYTANGLLQMLDRNRHIKTAPERWQESKTAVDVVITCEERCFDIVCDDLLGRGGEFNRPVHIINVEIKDNHEEALIAGKAILDLATAIDAAQDLDEEIGSILETQQQKHPHSLLHVVGFY